Proteins found in one Sporosarcina sp. FSL K6-3457 genomic segment:
- the cyoE gene encoding heme o synthase, with protein sequence MTKVIMPSQQKVEKATLSNERTLATKIADLKSLFKGVVLIANVLPVLTGFWLALHFSNTTLGANWDVFLLAMVGSTLVMAGALILNNWYDVDIDTVMERTKNRPTVTGNISLKTVLILGLTLSVLGFIVLFFTTFEAVIYAFIGWFVYVILYTMWSKRKYTLNTVIGSVSGAVTPLIGWTAIAPGYHIVPIVLALILFIWQMPHTFVIAMKKYDEYKAAKVAMLPVVRGFAFTKRQIVVYVACLLPLPFLLGSLGTVFLVIATLLNVGWLIASLTGFTTKDDLKWAHMMFLFSVNYVAILFLAMIIVTLPIFN encoded by the coding sequence ATGACTAAAGTTATAATGCCTTCTCAGCAGAAGGTAGAGAAAGCTACATTATCGAATGAGCGAACGCTAGCTACCAAAATTGCTGATCTAAAATCACTGTTTAAAGGCGTTGTCTTAATTGCGAATGTTTTACCTGTCCTTACTGGATTTTGGTTAGCGTTACATTTTTCCAATACGACGCTTGGGGCTAACTGGGATGTCTTTTTGCTCGCAATGGTAGGAAGCACACTTGTAATGGCTGGTGCGTTGATTCTAAATAATTGGTATGACGTCGATATTGATACGGTCATGGAGCGAACAAAAAATCGTCCAACAGTTACAGGGAATATATCTTTGAAAACAGTTTTGATATTAGGTCTTACCTTATCAGTCCTAGGTTTTATTGTGTTATTTTTTACAACGTTTGAAGCCGTGATCTACGCATTTATAGGATGGTTTGTCTATGTCATTTTGTATACAATGTGGTCGAAACGAAAATATACATTGAATACAGTTATCGGTAGTGTGTCGGGTGCAGTGACACCATTAATTGGCTGGACAGCTATCGCGCCCGGCTATCATATTGTACCTATTGTACTAGCACTTATTTTATTTATTTGGCAAATGCCTCATACATTTGTCATTGCCATGAAGAAGTATGATGAATATAAAGCGGCTAAAGTTGCGATGCTGCCAGTTGTTCGAGGATTTGCATTTACGAAACGGCAAATTGTCGTTTATGTGGCTTGTTTACTTCCATTACCATTTTTGTTAGGATCACTTGGTACAGTTTTTCTTGTCATTGCGACTTTATTGAATGTAGGATGGCTGATCGCAAGTCTAACAGGGTTTACCACAAAAGATGATTTGAAGTGGGCGCATATGATGTTCCTTTTCTCAGTGAATTACGTAGCCATTTTATTTTTAGCAATGATTATTGTCACATTACCGATTTTCAATTAA
- a CDS encoding HEAT repeat domain-containing protein, with amino-acid sequence MESLSIKNELPPNYEELKKAINRTSNWRERLDAIEELGQWKHKRVIDMLVYRMNNDAVYKVQESAYRQLKKFGEDVQLPARNEHELIKDANKVWSRIKKSLPADHTYEDFKEKLKKMRLDLYDTYEGDKGAEFDQWLEKTWASAATRR; translated from the coding sequence ATGGAATCTTTGTCAATAAAAAATGAATTACCACCAAACTATGAGGAATTAAAAAAAGCGATTAACCGCACATCCAATTGGAGAGAGCGTTTAGATGCGATCGAAGAATTAGGACAATGGAAGCATAAGCGCGTAATCGACATGCTCGTTTATAGAATGAACAATGATGCGGTCTATAAAGTACAAGAATCTGCTTATCGCCAACTTAAAAAGTTTGGTGAGGATGTACAATTACCAGCAAGAAATGAACATGAATTGATCAAAGATGCTAACAAAGTATGGTCGAGAATCAAAAAAAGCTTGCCGGCTGATCATACGTACGAAGACTTCAAAGAAAAATTAAAAAAAATGAGACTAGACTTATATGACACGTACGAAGGCGATAAGGGTGCTGAGTTTGATCAGTGGCTCGAAAAAACGTGGGCATCAGCGGCAACAAGAAGATAA
- the cysC gene encoding adenylyl-sulfate kinase: protein MAASKNIVWHESGVTKENRQQQKGHKSAILWFTGLSGSGKSTISVALETALHTKGFHTYRLDGDNVRFGLNKNLGFSPEDRTENIRRIGEVSKLMVDAGLFTLTAFISPYLEDRNQVRELVETDEFIEIYVKASLETCEQRDPKGLYKKARLGEIKGFTGIDAPYEEPSQPEIVIDTNQLSIETSVEVIIAYLKDNNYI from the coding sequence ATGGCAGCATCAAAAAATATTGTATGGCATGAGTCTGGGGTGACGAAAGAAAATCGTCAACAACAAAAAGGACATAAAAGTGCAATCCTTTGGTTTACAGGATTGTCTGGGTCAGGCAAATCAACGATTTCAGTCGCATTGGAAACAGCATTGCATACTAAAGGGTTTCATACGTATCGACTAGATGGCGATAATGTCCGTTTTGGTTTGAACAAGAATTTGGGTTTTAGCCCTGAGGACCGTACGGAAAATATTCGTAGAATTGGTGAAGTATCCAAGCTAATGGTCGATGCAGGTTTATTTACACTGACAGCATTTATTTCACCATACCTAGAAGATCGGAACCAGGTGCGAGAACTTGTTGAAACAGATGAGTTTATCGAAATCTATGTGAAGGCTAGTTTAGAGACTTGTGAACAACGAGATCCAAAAGGGTTGTACAAGAAAGCCAGATTAGGCGAGATTAAAGGTTTTACGGGAATTGATGCACCCTATGAAGAACCGAGTCAACCTGAAATCGTCATTGACACTAACCAATTGAGTATTGAGACGTCTGTTGAGGTCATTATTGCTTATCTAAAAGATAATAATTATATTTAA
- a CDS encoding toxic anion resistance protein, protein MTMPVALQKNELNEQSANELRLQLRQEPQVLQIVSKMDVRDQTELLSLGREPAERLSRFSDRILNTMMVSKLDDSGELLNQLEKLMKRFDRNEITKDPGFFDKLFKRAKQQAEAMFKKYQTLGGEIEKIHGQFAIIEEELKKSNRELEGLYAEDVEYYFELEKYVVAAEIKLEEVMQTLIPQCQQKVDSGDQMARMELENLVAVKELLERKIDDLEKARMVAVIAAPQIKTMQRGNNDLVAKINSAFVTTIPIFKMGIINTVSAKRQKVHSDSLNAFEDRANQMLQDVTSDIMKQSVEIAQRSGSSSIKMETIENMWDTIVSGIDEYKKVKEEQSMQRIEDRKRLETLREDAKKVLSMN, encoded by the coding sequence ATGACAATGCCAGTAGCACTTCAAAAAAATGAGTTAAATGAACAATCTGCTAACGAATTACGACTTCAACTACGCCAAGAACCACAAGTATTACAAATTGTGAGCAAAATGGATGTTAGAGATCAAACGGAATTACTGTCGCTTGGTCGAGAGCCAGCAGAGCGATTATCTCGTTTTTCAGATCGTATTCTGAATACAATGATGGTATCGAAATTAGATGACTCTGGTGAATTACTGAATCAATTAGAAAAACTGATGAAGCGATTTGATCGCAATGAAATTACGAAAGACCCAGGCTTTTTCGATAAGTTGTTTAAACGTGCCAAGCAACAAGCGGAAGCGATGTTTAAAAAGTACCAGACATTGGGCGGTGAAATTGAAAAGATTCATGGGCAATTTGCTATCATAGAAGAAGAATTAAAGAAATCGAATCGTGAGTTGGAAGGACTTTATGCTGAAGATGTTGAATATTATTTTGAATTAGAAAAATATGTAGTCGCCGCAGAAATCAAGCTTGAAGAGGTTATGCAAACATTAATTCCACAATGTCAGCAAAAGGTAGACAGTGGAGACCAAATGGCTCGTATGGAGTTAGAAAATTTAGTGGCTGTTAAGGAATTATTGGAACGTAAAATTGATGATTTAGAAAAGGCGCGTATGGTAGCCGTCATTGCTGCTCCGCAAATTAAAACAATGCAAAGAGGGAACAATGATTTGGTCGCAAAAATCAATAGTGCCTTCGTGACAACCATTCCGATTTTTAAAATGGGCATCATTAATACGGTCAGCGCTAAACGTCAAAAAGTACATTCAGATTCTTTAAATGCTTTTGAAGATCGGGCCAATCAGATGTTGCAAGATGTGACAAGTGACATTATGAAGCAGAGCGTTGAAATTGCGCAACGTTCAGGTAGCTCAAGTATTAAAATGGAAACGATTGAAAATATGTGGGATACGATTGTTTCGGGAATTGATGAATATAAAAAAGTAAAAGAAGAACAATCTATGCAACGTATCGAAGATCGTAAGCGCTTGGAAACCCTTCGGGAAGATGCGAAAAAAGTATTATCTATGAATTGA
- a CDS encoding chemotaxis protein — protein sequence MQDHKGILLESGTNELEIVEFEVGNSVFGINVIKVKEIIQPIPITFIPHAHPNVEGIIQLRGEVLPVVDMVKVLGLSTDNRSAEQKFIVAEFNKQTVVFHVDSVSQIHRISWEQIEKPSEMYQGGNSQIIGVIKYQGQMILLLDFEKIVLDINPDTGINIDAVKKLGKRERSDKKIVIAEDSPLLRRLLADTLAEAGYVNLEFFENGREAFDYLEELVTRGGDISNHVQFVITDIEMPQMDGHHLTKKIKTHPVLSKLPVVIFSSLITDDLRHKGDQVGAVDQISKPEIAELILKIDHHIL from the coding sequence ATGCAAGATCATAAAGGAATTTTACTAGAAAGTGGTACCAACGAACTTGAAATTGTTGAATTCGAAGTAGGTAACAGCGTATTTGGAATCAATGTCATTAAAGTGAAAGAGATTATCCAACCGATTCCGATTACATTTATCCCACATGCTCACCCAAATGTAGAAGGTATTATTCAACTACGCGGTGAAGTTTTACCTGTTGTTGACATGGTTAAAGTACTAGGCCTGTCTACAGATAATCGCAGTGCTGAACAAAAATTTATTGTTGCTGAATTTAATAAGCAGACTGTTGTTTTTCATGTAGACAGCGTATCACAAATTCACAGAATTTCTTGGGAGCAAATTGAAAAACCTTCTGAAATGTATCAGGGAGGTAATTCACAAATCATTGGCGTCATTAAATATCAAGGGCAAATGATTTTACTCCTTGATTTTGAAAAAATTGTTCTAGACATTAACCCAGACACTGGCATTAATATCGATGCTGTGAAAAAATTGGGTAAACGTGAACGTTCCGATAAGAAAATTGTCATCGCAGAAGACTCCCCACTACTTCGTAGGCTATTAGCCGACACTTTGGCTGAAGCAGGCTATGTCAATCTTGAGTTTTTCGAAAATGGTCGAGAAGCATTTGATTATTTAGAAGAACTTGTCACAAGGGGTGGCGACATTAGTAATCATGTGCAATTTGTTATTACAGATATCGAAATGCCACAAATGGATGGTCATCACCTAACTAAAAAAATCAAAACTCATCCCGTGTTATCAAAATTACCGGTTGTGATTTTCTCAAGCTTAATCACTGACGATTTACGTCATAAAGGCGACCAAGTTGGTGCCGTCGATCAGATTAGTAAACCTGAAATTGCTGAACTTATTTTAAAAATTGATCATCATATTTTATAA
- a CDS encoding phosphoadenylyl-sulfate reductase, whose product MVKLTYADWIESDQDFVIDDETKGALSVLRWAYSAYDEELVYACSFGVEGIVMIDLIAQIKPTAKVVFLDTGLHFQETYALIDEVKQRYPQLDIELKKPASTVEQQAEQLGDKLWERQPDRCCYLRKVIPLREALSGATAWLSGLRREQSPSRSQTNFVNKDETFQSVKICPLIHWTWEDIWAYVDQHQLPYNPLHDQGYPSIGCAPCTLPGDTTTGSRSGRWADQTKTECGLHKN is encoded by the coding sequence ATGGTAAAGCTGACGTATGCGGATTGGATAGAGTCGGATCAGGATTTTGTAATAGACGACGAAACAAAAGGCGCACTGAGTGTATTGCGCTGGGCGTATAGCGCTTATGACGAGGAACTTGTCTATGCTTGTAGCTTCGGAGTGGAAGGCATTGTGATGATCGACTTAATCGCGCAAATCAAACCGACGGCTAAAGTAGTGTTTTTAGATACAGGACTTCATTTTCAAGAAACGTATGCACTGATTGACGAAGTAAAGCAGCGTTATCCGCAATTGGATATTGAATTGAAAAAGCCAGCATCTACGGTGGAGCAGCAAGCCGAGCAGTTGGGTGACAAACTATGGGAAAGACAGCCAGATCGTTGTTGTTATTTGCGAAAAGTGATTCCGCTGCGTGAAGCATTGAGTGGTGCAACAGCTTGGCTGTCTGGACTTAGACGGGAACAATCTCCGTCAAGAAGTCAGACGAATTTCGTTAATAAAGACGAAACATTCCAATCAGTTAAAATTTGCCCACTTATTCATTGGACATGGGAGGATATTTGGGCATATGTTGACCAACATCAATTGCCATATAATCCTCTGCATGATCAGGGCTATCCAAGCATTGGCTGTGCACCTTGTACGTTGCCGGGAGATACTACGACAGGTTCGAGGTCGGGGCGCTGGGCTGATCAAACGAAGACAGAATGTGGCTTGCATAAAAATTAA